From the Hordeum vulgare subsp. vulgare chromosome 1H, MorexV3_pseudomolecules_assembly, whole genome shotgun sequence genome, the window gaaatgcctatgaactattcactggtcattgaaccagttgatgtctggggctttgattatatgggaccttttccaaaatccaatgggtatactcacatcttagttgctgttgattatgtcactaagtgggtagaagctatccccagtagtagtgctgatcacaacacctctatcaagatgctgaaagaagttatcttccctagatttggagtccctagatatctaatgacgacggtggttcacacttcattcatggtgctttccgtaaaacacttgctaagtacgatgtcaaccataaaattgcgtctccctaccaccctcagtccagtggtcaagtagagctaagcaatagagagattaaactagttctgcaaaagactgtcaacaggtctagaaagaattggtctaagaagctcgatgatgcactgtgggcttatagaactgcctataagaatcccatgggcatgtcttcgtacaaaatggtgtacggtaaatcatgtcatttacctcttgagctagagcataaagcttattgggcaatcaaagagctcaactttgatgagtggagaactcaagcatatgagaatgccaagcttttcaaagataaggttaagaggtggcatgataaaaggatacaaaagcgtgagttcaatgtaggtgattatgtcttgatatataactctcgtttaagattctttgcaggcaagcttctctctaaatgggaaggtccctatgttgttgaggaagtatatcgttccggtgctatcaagatcaacaacacggaaggtaattgtccgagagtggtaaatgggtatagaatcaagcattatatctcaggtactcccataaatgttgaaagcaatatcatcaataccataactccggaagaatacctaagggacatttatcagcctgtttcagactcataaaacgaagaggtatgagattcggtaagaaaacagagtccaaaacttttccaataggaaattttctctgttttggaatatttgaaaaaatacaaaaattggtagtagtccggaaagtgcgcgaggaggcgacaagcctgcacggcacgggcccaccccctagccgcgccgtgagggcttgtggccacctcgtgcgcctcccggactctgttttcgtgcaggggactccttctggtctggaaaaaatcaatatatatacttccgtttggtctgacctctgcatcacgcagatttcctctgtttttcgtttcgagcctgtttctgttgcagatctagatcgccatgacttccccaaaagctcctaaggacaagatcttcgagaaggtcatcaatccctacctcacagaagagctgcaacaccctcaatctatcgagatgcgtgaggggatgttgcacatccgtgatgttgaggggcctaagaagaccggaagcatggaggcgaggctcgaagcaatggagcaacaagtcttcaagtgccaagggatggtggagcgtggactcaacgccaaccacatgatgatcacggagttcaccaacaagcacatgattgatgccaatgacattgggaagcatctctccaggctctatggcagggttgatcaactccagggccagatctatgacctgcagaaccaaaactgtgagtatgagtatagatttaaatcaatacggttggctgcatatttgaggattccggagactcgttcatctttccatgatggagcacctatgccttggaagacggaggatcaaactcatgttgcaacaacaacaccatcaccaccaaaggaagacaaccgagcattggtatgggcaatccccttggcttgtgccaagcttgggggagttgccccggtatcttatcaccatcacatcttttgcctttaccattgttttagttttcctttttcagttttctctttctctagtagtttaaaagtcttagtgttttagtcttgagttttgctttgtgtcacccccgatgtattcttgctcgtgagacatttaataaagagtgtcttagttgaagggctttgcctcttgccatgatcaaaagagtgagaatagaacaaaagcatgaaagatcatgtaatgatcctatgggaagtgatggcttcatatATAAATAGAATGAGGAttcaaacttgttgagggtagacaaacgtagtccttggtcattgttgcaattaataggaagtgattaagaaggagaggttcacatataaatatatcatctctgacaccatctatgattgtgaacactcactaaactatcgcatgcctagaagtagacgttggacaaggaagacaacgtaatgaattgtgtttgcttggctctaaacaatgttatatgattagagaaaccttagcatgtgacgattgcttccacctcatattagccaaaacctcccgcaccaagtagagatactacttgtgcatccataaaccttcaaaccagttttgccatgagtgtccaccatacctacctatggattgaataagatccctcaagtaagttgtcatcggtgcaagcaataaaaattgctctctaatatgtatgatctattagtgtgtggaaaataagctttatacaaacctgtgatgaggaagacataaaagcgacagactgcataataaagttctttatcacagggggcaatataaagtgacgttcctccgcactaagaggacacgcatccaaacctcaaaagcgcatgacaacctctgcttccctctgcgaagggcctatcttgtacctttactttttgcccttgaaagagtcatggtgatcttcaccaattccttattttgcctttgtcttggctaccgtcacatgcttgggaaagatctatattcatatgtcaacttggaggtaagaattcatgaattattactgttgacattacccttgaggtaagcagttgggaggcaaaactataagcccctatctttctctgtctccagctaaaactttgatctcatgagtaccacgtgagttgtagcaattgtagagaacgaaagaatgattgagtatgtggatttgctatacaagctcttattgactctttctgatgttgtgataaattgcaattgcttcaatgactaaaggctatcggttgttacttctcggtaaggttcttgatccatgctttactttgtggaggaattatcactttagcatgagagattatatgttggtattgttgttctgatcatgatcatgatgcatacatgttcgtatcttgttttgtcgacacctctctccctaaacatgtcgacatatttattgagctcggctttcgcttgaggacaagcgaggtctaagcttgggggagttgatacgcccattttgcgtcatgttttcatgttgatatttatggcttctttggctattatttcacttcatggtactattcttatgccttttctctcttattttgcaaggtttacatgaagagggagaataccggcaactggaattctggcctgaaagtggagcaaagttgaaatacctattctgcgcaactccaaccgccgtgaaaatcaacggagattttttcccaatttataaaaaatactgggccaaagaagtgccggaggggcaccagggggtgcccacaagcctgcacggcgcggccacccccccaggctgcgccatgggggcttgtgggcagcccactggcccactagcccccctcttttgctatatggagggtttcgtccaggaaaaaattagaagggagctttttcgtggtttcaccgccgccatgaggcggaactagaGCAGAAGCAATTTAGAGCTCcgacacgacgatcctgccggggaaacttccctcccagagggggaaatcgtctccatcgtcatcaccaacactcctctcatcggaggggactcgtcaacatcttcatcagcaccatctcatctccaaaccctagttcatcacttgtaaccaatcttcgtctcgcgactctgattggtacttgtaaggttcctagtagtgttgattactctttgtagttgatgctagttggattgtttggtggaagagattatgttcagatccttgatgctactcattacccctctgatcatgattatgattatgctttgtgagtagttacttttgttcccgaggacatgggataagtcatgctaataatagtcttgtgaatttggtattcgttcagtattttgatattttgtatgttgtttttcctctagtggtgttatgtgaacgtcgaatacataacacttcaccattatttgggcctagatgaaggcattgggaagtagtaagtagatgatgggttgctagagtgaaagaagcttaaaccctagtttatgcgttgcttcgtaaggggctgatttgttccactagtttaatgctatggttagactttgtcttaattcttctttcgtagttgcggatgcttgcgtgaggggttaatcataagtgggatgcttgtccaagtaagggcagtacccaagcgccggtccacccacatatcaaactatcaaagtaacgaacgcgaatcatatgaacatgatgaaactagcatgacaaaaattcccgtgtgtcctcgggagcgtttttcctcctataagactttgtccaggcttgtcccttgctacaaaagggattgggccactttgctgcaccgttgctacttttgttacttgttgcttgctacaaatcatctcactacacaatcacttgttaccgacaattcggcaatttcagtgcgtgcagattttaccttgctgaaaaccacttggcagatcattctgctcctcattgggttcgacactcttacttatcgaaaggactacgattgatcccgtatacttgtgggtcatcagggtggGCCACTCTTTagcgcatcttcacaagtccattgcctccacaatggacgacaagcttcaagcaagatatcttcgtgatgctccacttgaaattACACACGACAAtcatgatgacgatcaccacttgacgtcatcctccgtgggttgtatgagatcttcctcttgactcaagcccatggaaacatacctaatcccacatagaactctcacgaagaccatgggttagtacacaaaagcataatggacaatgcttaccataccgtgggatcacttgatccctcttgatacatcttgtacgctttgtgtgttgatcaacttgatttactctttgacttagtgtTGATCAACCTTATGTCTTTATGACTATTCTTTGGATAattccttgaataccaccttggtcatcatataaactccttgaaaccaacagatggacttcaagaagtgcctatggacaaattcttcgaatataacttaaggcaaccattagtccatagggattgtcatcaattaataAAACTACATctcgagaaatatgctctaacaaatggAATTGTGCAGAATTGAGTCTAGAATAACCCTGCACAATTTTATTGCGTTCCAGTAAAGGAATCTTTGACAAACTCCGATTTACCAAAGCGTTCCAGTAAAGGAATCTTTGACAAACTCGAATCTCGACGGGAATCCGGGCGAGTTTAGGGCGAGGAGTCCAGCGTCCAACTCAGACATAGTTCGTAAGATCCCACAGTTCATCGGCTGCGAAATTATTATATCGATCACCCCTCAACATTTTAGCTCGATCCGACAGTCCACGCTCCGGGAAACGTCCGTTGAGTACAACGAATTTTGAACCTATTTTCTACGTGAAAACGAATCCGACCCGATTTCATCTTTTTCATGAACGGATTGTCGGATGTCCTTTTCGAAGGAAATTTTCTCATCATCTTAGTTAGCTGACCAAGAGTTTGACATTGGGAGGGACGAATAATCATCAAGAGAACCTCGTCATACGTGAGTTGCACGGATCGGGCATGTCGTTGCTTCATCAAGCCAGCATTGACTGCGTCACAAATTTCGACCTGCGTCGGCATCGCCGCACTATCGCTTTTTCAAGACGACATCCACCACGCCGACCTGCTTTGACATATCAGTGGACATGGGGGCTCTAAAGTCACCATAACGACCTACTCCGTCACCTTGTCTTGAATGAGGGCTTCaccatctcttcatcaacctgcTCCGGGGACTTCAGCGTCACCAGCCGACCAGCTTCGTCATGTTAGCTGGACCGGGGGCTTCGCCTCGCCACATCGACCGTGCAGCGTCGTCACTTCATCAAGCCGAGCTCTTCACTCGGGTACTTCTAGACCGACTTGGGAGCTGGGAGCTCGGCCCTCTACAAGCTcggtccaagatccacagttcgggaccccctacccgagaactgccggttttgacacctacAGTCGTCTCCGAATTTTTTTCGGTAACATTCTCTCGGACTCCTGTCTATTACTTTGCATATAGATGACCCTTAAGTCTGTGACCTTATAGGTTTGGTGAAGTATATACATGACCTGAACTTTTTAACATAATTGATCAAAAACAAAACCGCGGATATTCATATTGATCCCTATACCCACATAATGAATATTTGAGCGGCCTGTAATTACCGAATGTTGTACATGTTGCTTTGAGATATGTTAAAAATATCAAACGTGAGATTTAGTGGCATCTCCGTGAATCAACAACTTGTTAACTATGCGAGTTCTTTCATtacctgttttattttcttttctcgttcCCGTGTTCTGGAATCCTTGTAATCAAATCACATTGTGTCTGACCAGACAAAGATGGAGACCGTAACACTAAGAGGGTCTTAAGAATATCTCTCCATCGATGGAGGAGCAAATCTTAATCTTGAGCTATCAAGTTGCTTGTCATACTTTTTCATGAACCTGTAAGCAGCCGTAATAGTCCCCTTGTAACGGATGACGTTTTATAAGCCCCAAAGTTCATgaaacaagaatgaacaaacttgatACTTTGGTCGTCTAATAAATTATGCAAACATTAGCTTTCTCCGTGTTATAAAACCATTAACTTGTGACAAATGTATATCACAGCATAATATGAATCAATTATACACAAATGTTCTTTAAAGTTGTCGGCATAGCCATGCCCATGATCAGCAAAATGTGACCATCACCCAACACTTGAGCTAATTTAGGGGCACGGCTAGAAATATATTTTACCGTTTATTATTTCACATGTGCATAGTTTCCCTCTGAGACTTTACGGATATACGGACATACGGACCATTGTAGTTATAGCATGTAATATAAACATCATTATGAATGTGGAGATAAATAAAAActgttattattacctctagggcatatctcctatATACCCTCACTTGCACTAGACTCTGGTAATTTAGTCAATACTAATGCAATTTACATGTTTGATATATCGTTGTCAAATATGCTTTCGCATTCGTATAGCCTTCGTTCAACGGATCTGAAGAATTTGGTTTATTTTTTTCCCtggtttttctttgctttttctttctttcttcgacatactttagttgtctttcttggttttcagttCTGTTATTTTCTCGCTTTATTTTTTAACacatgtttgatttttttttcagtaCGCAATGTACATATTTTTTGCACACATGTAACATTTATTTGATACACGACGGACATTTTTCATTTTATAatgtatattttaaaaaatacatgGTTTTAACAATTTTATGAATATGAGGTAATATTTCCCAAATACACATTACACATTTTTGCAGTGTCAGTAAACATTTTTCTAAACTATGCAAATTTTTTTTACATTtgtataaatatttttatattttgtgaacattttctgaaaaaacgTGAATATTTATTTAAAATATCACatacactttttaaatggaaatacACATTTATTTATATAGACGAACCTTTTTTTACATTGTATAAACTATTTTTATGTGTCCCAAAGATTTTGCTTAATACTTGGGAACTTTTTAATTGTATGAAACATGTTTTTACATCACACAAACATTTTTCtgaacatatttttaaaaatTCGAATATATGTTTTGAACACGGGAACATTTGTTCAAAATGTCAAATTTATTTTATTAATGGTACAAAACATTTTTTGGATTACACAAATCTTTTTTACATCGTATACACATATTAATAATTTTTtgcatatttttttttaaatggggGAACTTTTTTATTGTCACGAACATTTCTTTGTAAATTTTTTTAAAAGAGAGAAGTCCATATTACAACTTTGAAGTACCATCAAAGTCTAAAACACAACTCTAAACTATGATGCCGTCTAGTTTACAACCCTCTACTTTTAAAGCGGGATAAATAACAACTATGGACTGGTCTTTGACTGGTTTTGATCAGACGGTTTCCCAGCACATGGTTGTAAACTAAACAGTTTCGTAGTTCGGGGTTGCAATTTTGGACTTTGGTGGTAGTTTGAAGTTGTGATATGGATCTCTCTTTTTTTAAGCTGCACTAACAAAAAACTTATactatgttttttttcttcaaattcatGGTCTTAAAGTTTCAAGTAAATTTAAGTTTTTGCAATATATGCGTCTAAAATATCTTAaagcaaaaatataataaaatTCGAGTGAAGTTAGGGTGACAATCCCCGTCCCTACTGGGCCAATCCGCCAACAGTTTACTGTAGCATACTCGCACGCAAGGCAGTTGTTGCCTGTCTCTCTATAATGAAAACATAATTATGTTccgtttcaaaaataaaaaacatgaacataattatgtcgTTAATTCCATACAGTCCCTTGTTGGATACAAATATATTACTTACTTTGATGTGCAAACCCTATATGTCTAAAAGAGTGATCTGCACTACTTTTAATTAGCTTGACATATGTGCTTCCACATCATCAAAATTGTTATAGCCGTTAAATATACCATCAAGATCCCCTAGCATTTGCCAGATATACACACGATAATTATCTGCAATGCAACATGCACTAGTGGATTCTAGTAGGTTTTAAAATCACAGCGGATTTAATTGCGACACAACCCACTACTTATTTTTCTCTAGACATGCAGCCATACTAAACCAGCATATCATGCATATAAGTTATAATTTACTTTTTTTGCATTAGCATATCCGTGCAACATTGCCACGTCATCAGTTCATGCATGCAGGTTATCAGTTTTTTTTTGAGAATGACTCCCTTTTAAACGTGATTTTTTTCCTTAAATGTTTTTAAAGTGTATGTCAAGAAATACTCGTACATTTTATTTCTATTAGTTTGAGCTGTTTATGTAACACCTAATTATGCATTTCTTTTAACAAGATTACCATAACAATGCACGCGGCATCATCCAGTACTAACAGGTTGCGGTCGACATAGAGACTCTAGTTCTGCACACTGACTCGGAAACCACAGTGCAGTTTGTTTATGCAGCCCCGGCCTCTACTTTCCATGGTGCTCCCAACCAAGCCCCAAGTGCTTCTCCGTGTCATCCGCTCTAGAGCGGTAGACAACCAATATATGGTTCCACTAACGCCTAATCTCTTCCATCCTTTTGATTTCCTGCCCTGGGATATTAGCAGCGCACTGGCACGCACGCTCAAAAGACATGGAGACAAAATTAAGCGCCCGGCCATTATCCACCTCCCGATCGCCTTTCCGCTATTCTAAGGAGAACTTGGGGAGCGCCGGTCATGCCAACATGCCAGGCCAGCTATCTatataagccaagttatgtaTTGCTCGGATGCTTCAGTCAGCgctgagaggaagaagaagaggaagatgagcTCCGGTTGGGTTGGTAGAGCTTCCCTCGTTCTTCTACTGCTCATCGTCGTTTCGGTTTGCGCCGCAGGTCGGCTGCTTCCCCTCTTCCCATGGTTTTGATTTTGCCGTGCTAGAAAAAGTATTTTGTCCTCTGTTTGGAGCTAATCTTTTAACTTGGAGATCTTCTGCTGTGGTCTTTGTAGTAGGAGGCACCAGGGGTCTGGCCGAAGAAAAGTTTCAGAAGGTATGCCCATCTACTCGATTATCCATTCAGTCCCTGCACAAGTGTCAGACTTCTTTGAGAACTAAACGATATGTTTGAACTTACACAAAGTTGAAAATATAACCCGTCCACATTAATACGCCGTAGCCCAGTTTATAAACTGAGTATGAGTCGAGGTTCCATTCCATAT encodes:
- the LOC123405664 gene encoding uncharacterized protein LOC123405664, whose protein sequence is MYCSDASVSAERKKKRKMSSGWVGRASLVLLLLIVVSVCAAGGTRGLAEEKFQKEHHNAAAKEGTTAPGSHPRNLMVKTNDYGRYDPTPAFSRPHFKPIPH